The following are encoded together in the Robertmurraya sp. FSL R5-0851 genome:
- a CDS encoding YlbE-like family protein has translation MREEINEYLRMQPQLKQFLREQPIWYRKLGRNPHDIQSFEISALHHYKKTIPHRVEQLNHSVQMANMMMSMFQAMNSNQ, from the coding sequence ATGAGAGAAGAAATTAATGAGTATTTACGTATGCAACCGCAATTAAAACAATTCTTAAGGGAACAGCCCATTTGGTACAGAAAGCTAGGAAGAAATCCACATGACATACAAAGCTTTGAAATTTCAGCATTACACCATTATAAAAAGACCATTCCTCATCGTGTGGAGCAACTCAATCATAGTGTGCAAATGGCGAATATGATGATGAGCATGTTTCAAGCCATGAATAGTAACCAATAA
- a CDS encoding PaaI family thioesterase, with protein sequence MSSLLQMERKISDDDCEITIPISPLLYNTLHIVHGGMTATLLDTAMGVLANSLVPEGYGAVTTQLNINYIAAGIGEHMVCTAKMEHKGSKTLVLSAEIHRSDGVKIAIGTGSFLVIEKKI encoded by the coding sequence ATCTCTAGCCTTTTGCAAATGGAACGGAAAATATCGGATGATGATTGTGAAATAACCATTCCTATTTCTCCACTTTTATATAATACTTTGCATATTGTACATGGAGGAATGACCGCAACTTTGCTTGATACAGCAATGGGTGTATTAGCAAATTCACTTGTCCCTGAAGGGTATGGTGCCGTCACAACTCAGTTGAATATAAATTATATTGCCGCTGGAATTGGAGAACATATGGTCTGTACAGCGAAAATGGAACATAAAGGCTCAAAAACACTCGTATTATCCGCAGAAATTCACCGTTCAGATGGTGTTAAGATAGCCATTGGGACAGGTAGTTTTCTTGTCATTGAAAAAAAAATATAG
- a CDS encoding transposase, with the protein MKPTVVSHEDYQNFVLEQLRKHYSGNVLTIVNNDWPIIYKLWITDLSQITSWLRSSYSNKGPEPRDPSSMMRSYLLLLLAKPTLSITEWVDELYRVPFYAIMSGFEPGKVPGIGTFYDFFHRLWGRDNANIKPNIKPKRQKKKKKKPKKGEKASPSSPGIVRKLIDRFFRYDAKKKVLPSDRLFELFQSQFLHVSANLGLLGDLDALGVVGDGTPIETARFPRSKRTCECSAQGLTNCNHPRHYSQPDIDSGWDSSRERYFNGYHLYMLSTSDSRYDLPLYPRLQPASRHDSVSLVASSIEFSQRTTLGTIGKILLDAAHDAEPIYELLDHYNIEPFIDLNVRTKKNFSTESDIQISPEGTPICSAGLKMKPNGFDKSKNRQKWRCPLACGTKITCENPCSKAKYGRTFHTFRKDNLRLFTKTPRTSEKWKLTYKRRTSVERSNKREKVDYHLELGRHRSTKMWYIRTYAIMMCQHIDAWYDVKKEKLNLENVIFKKSA; encoded by the coding sequence GTGAAGCCAACTGTCGTTAGTCATGAAGATTACCAAAACTTCGTTTTAGAACAATTAAGAAAGCATTACTCTGGTAACGTCCTTACTATTGTAAATAATGATTGGCCCATTATTTACAAGTTATGGATCACTGACCTTTCTCAGATTACCTCGTGGCTTCGGAGCTCTTATTCGAATAAAGGTCCGGAGCCTCGTGATCCGTCTTCTATGATGCGCTCTTACCTTTTGCTTCTTTTGGCTAAACCAACTCTCAGTATTACTGAATGGGTTGATGAATTGTATCGAGTGCCTTTCTATGCCATCATGAGTGGCTTTGAACCGGGGAAAGTTCCTGGTATAGGGACTTTCTACGATTTTTTCCACCGTTTATGGGGAAGGGATAACGCTAATATAAAACCCAATATCAAACCGAAACGCCAAAAAAAGAAAAAGAAGAAACCCAAGAAAGGCGAAAAAGCGTCCCCATCAAGTCCAGGTATAGTTAGAAAGTTAATCGATCGTTTTTTTCGTTATGATGCTAAGAAAAAAGTGCTGCCAAGCGATCGATTATTTGAATTATTTCAATCTCAATTTCTCCATGTATCAGCGAACCTAGGCTTACTCGGAGACTTGGACGCTCTAGGGGTTGTCGGAGACGGTACCCCGATTGAAACGGCTAGATTTCCAAGAAGCAAGCGTACTTGTGAATGCAGTGCCCAAGGACTAACGAATTGTAACCATCCTCGTCATTATTCCCAACCTGACATCGACTCAGGGTGGGACAGTTCACGGGAACGCTACTTCAACGGATACCATCTCTACATGTTATCCACTAGCGACAGTCGATACGACCTACCCTTGTATCCAAGACTTCAACCAGCTTCCCGGCATGATTCTGTCAGTCTTGTTGCCAGTTCTATTGAATTTTCGCAACGCACTACCTTGGGCACAATTGGTAAGATTCTCTTGGATGCTGCTCATGATGCGGAACCTATTTATGAATTGCTAGATCATTATAATATCGAGCCTTTCATTGATCTGAATGTTCGAACCAAGAAAAATTTCAGCACTGAAAGCGATATACAAATATCTCCCGAAGGGACACCAATTTGTTCTGCAGGGTTAAAAATGAAGCCCAATGGTTTTGATAAATCCAAAAACCGGCAGAAATGGAGATGTCCACTCGCATGCGGCACAAAAATTACTTGTGAGAATCCCTGTTCTAAAGCTAAATACGGTCGAACATTTCATACATTCCGGAAGGACAACCTTCGGTTGTTTACTAAGACTCCGAGAACGTCTGAAAAGTGGAAGCTAACTTATAAGCGTCGTACATCTGTAGAACGGTCGAACAAACGTGAAAAGGTTGATTATCATTTAGAATTAGGTCGTCATCGTTCCACGAAAATGTGGTACATTCGGACTTATGCCATTATGATGTGCCAACATATTGATGCTTGGTACGACGTTAAAAAAGAAAAGCTGAATCTCGAAAATGTCATTTTTAAAAAGTCTGCTTAA
- a CDS encoding YlbD family protein yields the protein MAKKQLHPSVQKFKEYVRAHPELIKQVRSGTNTWQELYEEWYLFGEEDSKEDGTDDHRSQSTESTKETSTEESSKKDWMSTVLGAVRNMDPNQLQHHIVSISSALGAIQGVISSLQGGNSSPNPPKKNVSPPSHPFHFRQD from the coding sequence ATGGCCAAAAAGCAACTACATCCTTCCGTACAAAAGTTCAAGGAGTATGTTCGAGCCCACCCTGAACTTATTAAGCAGGTTAGAAGCGGGACAAATACTTGGCAAGAGTTATACGAGGAATGGTATCTATTCGGTGAGGAGGATTCTAAAGAAGATGGAACTGATGATCATCGTAGCCAATCAACGGAATCTACAAAAGAAACTTCAACGGAAGAATCATCTAAAAAGGACTGGATGTCAACGGTACTAGGTGCTGTAAGGAATATGGATCCAAACCAGCTTCAACATCATATCGTGAGTATTAGTTCTGCCTTAGGTGCGATTCAAGGTGTGATTTCCTCCCTACAAGGAGGGAATAGTAGCCCAAATCCACCTAAAAAAAATGTAAGCCCACCGTCACATCCGTTTCACTTTAGACAAGATTAG
- a CDS encoding DUF7147 family protein, with protein sequence MIQRFIELGEGYSDIYELLEIAKANKHRLMHFMALHTEINKRSVTSLVVVLKPTDPGNFQPLYVCREGIPNPHVTKNKRFELFEKLASEYRKEIIQFDVKPSTDFSEKELFYQYIIGILRLNHYIAPLQ encoded by the coding sequence TTGATCCAGAGGTTTATTGAATTAGGAGAGGGCTATTCAGATATATACGAGTTACTAGAAATTGCTAAAGCAAATAAACATCGACTCATGCATTTCATGGCGTTACATACAGAAATAAATAAAAGATCAGTCACTTCATTAGTCGTTGTTTTAAAGCCCACTGATCCTGGCAACTTCCAACCACTGTATGTTTGTCGTGAAGGAATTCCGAATCCACATGTGACAAAAAACAAGCGTTTTGAGTTATTTGAAAAGTTAGCTAGTGAATATAGGAAAGAAATTATTCAATTTGATGTAAAACCTTCTACTGATTTTTCGGAAAAGGAATTATTCTATCAATATATAATAGGCATCTTGCGTTTAAATCATTATATCGCTCCACTACAATAA
- a CDS encoding YlbG family protein, whose protein sequence is MLGQRQGIIVWLFSLKQAKMLRKFGNVHYVSKRLKYVVLYCNQDETETVMEKIKSYSFVKKVEPSFKPFLKVEYENSRPDKAKEYDYKMGI, encoded by the coding sequence ATGCTAGGTCAACGTCAAGGAATTATTGTATGGCTATTTTCTCTTAAGCAAGCGAAAATGCTTCGCAAATTTGGGAATGTTCATTACGTATCAAAAAGATTGAAGTACGTGGTCTTATATTGCAATCAAGATGAAACGGAAACAGTCATGGAAAAAATAAAAAGCTACTCCTTTGTTAAAAAAGTCGAGCCATCCTTTAAACCTTTCTTAAAGGTTGAATACGAGAATTCGAGACCAGATAAGGCAAAGGAATACGACTATAAAATGGGAATATAA
- a CDS encoding YlbF family regulator: MLATSETIEILEYAEELASMVLESTVVEAYNICLNNVKKDRETQNKIKAFIQMKDRYEEVERFGRYHPDYKTVMMEIRNLKREVDLDLNVAEFKKAENDLQALLDEISVLIGRSVSDFIKVPTGNPFFESSCGGGCSTGGSCGCS, encoded by the coding sequence TTGCTTGCTACATCAGAAACTATAGAAATTCTAGAGTATGCAGAGGAATTGGCTTCAATGGTGCTAGAGTCAACCGTCGTTGAGGCTTATAATATATGCTTGAATAATGTAAAAAAAGATAGAGAAACACAAAACAAAATTAAAGCGTTCATACAAATGAAGGATCGTTATGAAGAGGTGGAACGTTTTGGAAGATACCATCCTGACTATAAAACTGTCATGATGGAAATCCGCAACTTGAAGAGAGAAGTCGATCTCGACCTTAATGTAGCTGAATTCAAAAAAGCGGAGAATGATCTACAAGCACTTCTTGATGAAATAAGTGTACTTATAGGTCGGTCAGTTTCTGACTTTATTAAAGTTCCAACCGGAAATCCTTTCTTTGAATCAAGTTGTGGTGGAGGTTGCAGCACAGGCGGTAGCTGTGGATGTTCATAA
- a CDS encoding stalk domain-containing protein, whose protein sequence is MEQSWLVDLHVSLLLNMESQISKSNQAIQELKSKLTEKELESYLQTFLSEETLYTPPYLDEVLAGVMGKRTSFFDENKNEDTKLIPLYFLEKRNISVKGKVQKNLHIIYMGDQKLFPFEETLSSLGFQVKVLSDHETLLLTKGLNSYRFYVNQNIFIYNEEDYGLLENPLTMINDTIYIDYQWLTSLFNIQIDEDENTVYLKESTH, encoded by the coding sequence ATGGAACAAAGCTGGTTAGTTGATCTTCATGTGTCCTTGTTATTAAACATGGAAAGCCAAATTTCTAAAAGTAATCAAGCAATCCAAGAATTAAAATCGAAGCTGACTGAAAAGGAGTTAGAGAGCTATCTCCAAACGTTTTTGTCAGAGGAAACACTTTATACTCCTCCATATTTAGATGAAGTACTTGCAGGTGTAATGGGGAAACGAACAAGCTTCTTTGATGAAAATAAAAATGAAGACACGAAATTGATTCCGTTATATTTCTTAGAAAAGAGAAATATTTCTGTAAAGGGTAAAGTTCAGAAGAATCTTCACATTATTTATATGGGAGATCAAAAACTTTTCCCATTTGAGGAGACGTTATCATCCCTAGGTTTTCAAGTAAAGGTTCTTTCTGATCATGAGACCTTATTGCTTACAAAGGGACTAAATAGTTATCGCTTTTACGTTAATCAAAATATCTTTATTTATAATGAAGAAGACTATGGACTGTTAGAAAATCCACTGACGATGATTAATGATACCATTTATATTGATTATCAATGGTTAACCTCATTGTTTAACATACAGATTGATGAGGATGAGAATACGGTTTATCTGAAGGAATCAACCCATTAA